The sequence AATATACCATGGACAGTATTGGGCCTGAAAAATTTAAGGCTTTGTTAGAGAAGCGCCTTGGTTATACGTTAGACAAAACCAGAAAGTTTAAATTTAAAAGCAACGGCGATTTTTTTGGCTGGAAGAAGGCCAAAAGCGGAAAATGGTTTCTTGGTTTGTACATAGAGCACGGAAGGGTAAAAGATGAACCGGAATATCGTTTAAAAACAGGGTTAAGAAAAATTGCAGACCTCAATAAATGCGATTTTAGGCTAACCGGAAATCAAGGCCTGGTATTAGGAGCAATTAAAGAAGAAGATAAAAAAGAAATAGCTGCCCTTTTAAAGGAATACAATATTTGGCCTAAGGAAAATATCAGTGGAGCAAGGCAGCATGCCATAGCCTGTGTAGCACTCAACACTTGTGCCATGGCTTTTGCCGAAGCAGAGCGGTACCTGCCTTCGCTGATGGAAAAGATAGAGCTAATATTGGCTCAGTGTAACCTGACACATGACGACCTGCTGATACGAATGACGGGGTGTCCTAATGGCTGCGGACGTCCTTTCTTGGGAGAGATAGGACTTGTAGGACGTTCTTTAGGAAAATACAACATGTATCTTGGGGCAGGTTTTGCCGGCGACAGACTCAATACATTGTACAAGCAAACACTGGGTGAACAGGAAATATTGGAGGAGCTGAAAGTGCTGCTGCCCCGCTATGCCCAAGAAAGAAACGATGGTGAAAGGTTTGGCGATTTCGTGGTTAGGGCAGGAATCGTAAAGCCCGAAAAAGAAATTAATTTCATAGTCCCTTTTCAATAATATACTGTCATTTACGCTAACGTTTGAGTGAAATAGTAATTAAATAAAACTTTATATGATTTCAGATGAAAGAAAAACGATATAGAACCTTACTAAAAACAATTTCGTGGAGGTTGACCGGAACCATGGATACCTTTTTAATTTCTTACTTAATTACAGGCAAAGTAGGATTGGCACTTTCTATTAGTGGGGTAGAGGTGTTTACCAAAATGATATTGTATTATTTTCACGAAAGGACATGGAACAGAGTAAAATACGGAAAAGAAAAACTCTCCCGTCCTGAATATTATATTTAAACTTATAATCATGATGTTTCTACCATTATCCATAAGCGTTAGCGGCCAGCAAATACTGATTGTGGGAGGCGGAAAGGTGGCCCTTAACAAAGTAAGGAGGCTTAAGCGTTTTGTAAATAATTTTAAAGTTATTGCCCCGGAAATAGCTGAAGAGCTAAAAAATATGGAAGGTGTTGTTTGCATCGAGAGGAAATATAGCCATAAAGACTTATCGGATCACCTGCTGGTTTATGCAGCTACCAACAACCATAAGTTAAACCACCAAATACAAGCAGATGCTAAAAGGTACCGGTGCCTGGTCAATGTGGTTGATGACCCGGGTTACAGCGATTTTGTTTCTCCTGCCATATACCAAATGGGTGAAATGACAGTGGCAGTTGGTTCAAACGGTAAAAACGTAGATGCGTCCATTCTTTTACGTGATAAAATTAAAGCTTTCTTACAGCACAATTGAGCGGAATTTAATGGCGTGTTTCGTCATATCTAAAAATTAAAAACAATGGCAGAGATTAGGATAATAATAGACCACAAACATCATAAGCATATTTGCATGGGTGATATTAGCGAAGCGCTAGTACAAAATGGGATTAATGCAAGATTCAACTTTACGGATGTGGAAGGAGGTCGAGTTTCCCATGTGATGGAGCAGATCCTTATTTCGGATAAGGCAGAAGCTTATGTATTACCTGCAAAAAAAATACCTTACCCCCTGAATACCCAACTGGAAGTACTGGCCTTGTTGCCTATTACGGAAAAGCAGAACAAAACAGATTATCCTTTATTCGAAAATGATTTGAAAAAAAATCCGCTTGAGGATTATTTGGCTGTAGTGGGTAAAAAGGGAATGCCTGAAATAAAAAAATGCTTGGAGCAAATGGATGTTAGAGCCAGATGGGGTAAGGTGATATTGGCTGGGTTTGGGCCCGGTGATCATGATCTAATTACAAAAAAGGCCGCCTTCCATCTGGAGTGTTGCGATGTTATTTTTTACGACGACTTGGTTGACGAGGTTTTTTTACATGGATTTGAAGCCGAAAAAATTTATGTGGGTAAACGAAAGGGTAAGCATAAGTTCGATCAGGAGATAATTAATGAATGGATGTACCAGGAGGCGATTAAAGGCAAAAATGTGGTGCGGGTTAAAGGAGGCGATCCTTTAATTTTTGGCAGAGGTGCCGAGGAGTATCATTATTTGCAGAGCCGATTAGTGCAAGCCACTATAATACCGGGCATATCAAGTGCGTTTGCAGCCGCTGCACAGGCCGTGATCCCTTTTACCGAGCGTTCCTTGTCCTCATCGGTGGCTTTGCTTTCGGGGCACGATATGCACAAGCTAAAAATACCCAAGGCAGATACGCTGGTATTTTATATGGGTGCTTCCAATCAAAAGGAATTAGCACAGGAAATCATCGCGCAAGGCTGGTCGGAAGGTACACCTGTGGGTGTGGTATATAATGTGAGTAACCCCAATCAGCAAATTTACCGCGGAACACTGGGGGATATGATGATTAATGGTTCAGGTTTGCCTTCGCCGGCCATTATTATTGTAGGGAGAACTGCCGGCACCTATTCAAGCCCCAATCAAAAATGGCTGTACACAGGGGCTGCGCTGGAAGAAACGAATTTAAAACCGGATATGATCCATACCCCCTTGATTTCCATAGTATCTAATCCGATGGATGTAGATATTAAATGGTGTTTGGCTCATATTTCATCTTACAATAGAATAATTTTCACAAGTAGATATGCCGTCCGTCATTTTTACGACAAATTGTGCCACGCAGGCAAAGATGTGCGCGACTTACATGGTGTCCGGATTGATTCCATAGGGAAAACCACCTCAAAAGCTTTAAAAGAAATAGGGCTAATGGTTAAACCGTTATCGGTAAATGAGTCGATTGAAGGGATGTTGAAGGTTTATCGTGAAACAGGACTCACAGCCGAAAATGTTCTTCTACCCGGTTCTAAGCAATCTACAGGGCTGCTTCAAAAAGAATTGTGCCGTTTAGGTAATAAAGCGCATGCCCTTAAGGTGTACAAAGTGGTGAAAAACAAAGCTATTATCAGGCAAAATTTGATGCGCTTCCATGGCATAGTGTTTTCATCACCTGCAACAGTAGAAGCTTTTATCGCGATATATGGTAGTATACCCTCACATTTGCAACTTAAATGCATTGGCCAACAAACAAAAGATATGCTTCGAAAATCACAGATGGGGGAAGTTAAAATAGAAGTAGAAAAAAGGGGCTGTGCAGTATAAAACCCTAAAAAGCCAGCGGTATAATACAAAAGGTGCAAACAAGCGTTGCACCTTTTGTATTCATATCTTAAACCCAAACAAATAAATGTGGTTTGAATTAGCATGCAATACCATCTAACTATACAAGTATCAAACGGATTGTAAGCTCTATTGGGTTACGAACGATCCGGCATTCACTGCTCCATATTAAACCTTCTTCACACGTACGGCATTCATTCCTTTCAATCCTCTTTCAAGCTCAAAGTTTACTTTGTTGCCTTCTTCTATCTTATCCAGTAGGCCATGCACATGTACAAAGAATTTTTCCTGTGTATCCAAATCTTTAATAAATCCGTATCCTTTGTCGTCATTGAAAAACTCAACCCGTCCGGTACGGATAGGCTCTTCGATATCCTCTTTTTTAGGAACCGAAATTTCTATGTTTTCTGCTTTAATCTTTGTTTTCTTGGTTAAATCGGGTGGTGTGTCAACAATGCGTCCGTTTTCGTCCACGTAGGCAATCATCGAATCTAAGCTTCCATCCGAGGTGCTGGATTTTCGCATGTCCTTGCGCTTCGCCTTATCCTGGCGTTTTTTCATTCTTTTTTGTTCTTTTTCTTTTTTGCCAAAGGTTTCTTGAGATCTCCCCATTCATATAATTTTAATGATAATTACTACAATAACCAGAAACAAATACGCTGAATAAAGTGGACAAACAAGCGCCTGAAGGTGATGATGATTGAACAGAGTATTACTTGAGTAGAGTATTCGTTGCCTATTACCAGCACAAAAGTAATAATAATAAAGGACTTTTAGAAAGGTTTTTTTTTATTGGCATAAAATATTGAACTATCTTGGTTGATTAGCAAAATTTACAATGCAATAAAAGAAACGTAATTTATTGTTTATCCATTTTTTATATCAAAAACAATGCATTATAAGCTCTGACTATTTATCTAATCGTTTATTATTTATACTAACATTTAGCGTATAATCTCTACATTATTAGTTACCCCTTTTAGTTATTGTGTAAATTCGGGGTGTGGCGGGGGGGGTATAAAAAAAGCCGACAGAATATTTCTATCGGCTTTTAAGGGTGGTACCACCTGGGATCGAACCAGGGACACATGGATTTTCAGTCCATTGCTCTACCTACTGAGCTATGGTACCCCTTTTTTGTGAGGGCTGTTGTAGCAGCATTGTATTTTGAAGGTGGTACCACCTGGGATCGAACCAGGGACACATGGATTTTCAGTCCATTGCTCTACCTACTGAGCTATGGTACCCTCAATTTGCTGTAGATTCTATTGCTTTCAATAGAAGCACCTTTTGTTTAAGGCGGTGCAAATATACACAAAGATTTTTTTCTGCAAAACCAATTTCAAAAAATCTTGTTTTATTTTGATGCCCCGTATTTAAATACATTGTACTTTAGTACTTTTGCACTCCAATATTTTTTTCATGGAATTTTTCACTCACACCTTAGATAACGGGATACGGATTATTCACAAGCCGGAGGCAGGCGAAGTATCGTACAGTGGTATAATTATAAATGCTGGTTCGCGCGACGAAGAGGAGCATGAGCACGGTATGGCTCATTTTATTGAGCATGTTGTTTTTAAAGGCACCTTGAAACGTCGGGCTTTTCATGTACTCAGTAGACTCGAAGATGTAGGCGGCGAATTAAATGCCTACACCACCAAAGAAGAAACCTGTATATATGCTACTTTTTTAAAGGAAGATTACCAACGCTCCATGGAGCTTATTGCCGATATAACTTTCCACTCTACCTTTCCCGAAAAAGAGTTGGTTAAGGAAAAGGAAGTTATTATGGACGAAATAAATTCGTACAAAGATTCGCCGGCAGACCTTATTTTCGACGACTTTGAGGAGCTCCTTTATCCCAACCATCCTATCGGACGCAATATTTTAGGAACACCGGAAATGCTCAAAACCTTTACACGCAAAGATATCTATCGCTTTATTCAAAATAACTACCATACCGATCAAATGGTGTATTGCTCCGTAGGACAGCAGGATTTTAAGCGCGTAGTAAAATTGGCAGAAAAATATTTTGGTTCAATTCCTGAAAATAAACGGCAAGTTAAACGCAGCCCTATCGCCAAAAGTGAACCAAAGGTGGTGGTGATAGATAAGGAAACTTACCAAAGCCATATTATGCTGGGAGGCATAGCCTACGATTACAACCACCCTAAACGATTAGGGCTGCACCTGCTGAATAACTTGCTCGGTGGCCCGGGGATGAATAGCCGTCTGAACATGTCGCTGCGCGAAAAAAAAGGAATAGCATACAATATTGAATCGTCGTATTCGGCATTTTATGGTACGGGCGTTTTTTCCGTTTACCTGGGCACCGATCGTAAAAACGTAGATAAAAGTCTGAAAATAGTGTATGCCGAACTGAATAAGTTGCGCAATAATAGTTTGGGTAGCATGCAATTGCACAAAGCAAAAAAGCAACTTAAAGGCCAAATAGCCATATCCTCCGAAAATAAAGAGAGTTTGATGCTTAATATAGGCAAGAGCTTTTTATTGTATAACAAGGTGGATTCGCTACCGCATATCTACAATAAAATTGACGAATTGAGCGCTTCGGATTTGTTGCACATAGCCAACGAATGCATGAATCCCGATAATATGTCGCAATTAATTTATTTGTAAATACCATGTTCACACAAAATATCGACCTCGAAGCTTACATTCTTGAGCATATCGATAAAGAAGATGAGCTGCTCTACGACCTCAATCGTAAAACACATATCCACATTCTTCGTTCCCGGATGTTATCGGGCCACTGGCAAGGCCAGATTCTAAAAATGATATGCCGGATGATACAACCAGCAAATATTTTGGAAATCGGCACTTTTACGGGCTATTCGAGCCTCTGCATGGCGCAAAGCATGCCGCACGATGGATTTATTGATACTATTGACATTGACGACGAAATGCAAGCTTTTACACAATCATTTTTCGATAGGTCGGGATTAGCTCATAAAATAAAAATGCACCTGGGCGATGCCTTGAATATCATGCCTGCCTTGAAAAAAAAATATGACCTGATTTTTATTGATGGCGATAAAAGACAGTATCCGGATTATTACCACCAGGCAAGGGAATTGCTGAAGCCCGGTGGTTTTATGTTGGTGGATAATGTTTTGTGGGATGGAAAAGTAATTGAACCCGTAGAAACAGATGACGAATATACGCTGGGAATTCAGAAGTTTAATAAGCTGGTTAAAGAAGACAAAGGAGTGGAGAAAGTGATTTTTCCGATCAGGGACGGTATCTTTGTGATACGTAAAAAAACAGATTAAACATTATTTGGATATAAGGTGTTAACTCTACCAAACTTTACACTATGACTGGAATTTTTTATGGCTCATCCGTGGGCAATACGCGTTTTGTTGCAGAAAAACTGGCTTTATTGCTCCCCGGTTCGGAACTGAACCCTGTAGAAACAGCAACGCAAGAAGATATTGAGAAATACGATTTTTTAATACTGGGTACTTCAACTTGGGGAGTGGGCAATTTGCAAGACGATTTTGAAACCTTTGTTGATACCTTATTAACCAGTAACTTAAATGGAAAAACGATTGCCCTTTTTGGCCTTGGCGACCAGTTTACCTATCCGGATACATTTTGCAACGGCATGGGCCGGCTTTACGAACTGATCAAAGATAAAGGCTGTGATTTTGTCGGTAAATGGCCAAGCGACGATTATGATTTTTCGGATTCGTTAGCAGTAGTGGATGGCGAATTTGTTGGGCTGGCGCTGGATGAGGACAATGAACCCGACTTAACGGATTATAGGTTAGGCGAATGGACTAAGGGGTTTTGAGGTAACTTTTATCTTGTCCATATCCTCCTTATCAAACAAAGTAGGATAATCTGTTAAAAACGTATCCATTACCTGGCGGATTATGGTTTCGCGAATGAATTTAGACTTATTCGTGATATTATACTTTTTGCAGTACGAATCAATGGCCTCTTTTTCTTTTTCGTTTAATAAAACAGTAACCTGATGCGTTCGGCGTAAAAAAGAAGATGATATTGTTCTGTCACCGGACTTTTTATCTTTTTTATGTTTTTTCTTGGCCATTCATTTAATTGCTATGTATTTGTGGCAAAAATAGTAAAAAAAGGAGGGTGCTGAAATTTTCATATTGTAAAAACTCTATAGGCATCCAATAAAACTACGAAAATCCTATTTTTACCTTAACAATAAGGTATGTGGGTGGATTCAGCTTAACGGAAAAACGACTTAACAAGCTTTAACTTATTTTGATTTTACTTTATGGGAGTTTGGCTTAAATTTGCAGTGTAGATTTTTTTTCATAGATTTAGATTAACAAAGTTGATTTTAAGGGTTAAGGATAGATGTTTTGCATCTATCCTTTTTTTGTTTAATATATTCTCACTATATTTTGCATGTAAAACAGACTATATAAACCAAGACAACATGGAAAATGTATTTTTAAAATATATGCTACGCAGGGAGGGTAAAGCCGAAGTAAATCAGCCCCCCCTGGCCGATGGCCCCGTATTTACCATCTCACGTGAGTACGGCTGTCCGGGAAAAAGAATTGCAAAACATTTATCCGAAGTACTCAATAAAAAACTCAATCACGAAGGCAGAACCGAGAAATGGCGATGGTTGAGCAAAGAAATTATTGATGAATCGGCAAGAGAACTTAAACTTTCACCCACCTTAGTTAAGAATCTTTCGGAGTATAAAAATAGAAGTTTTTTAGATAATCTGGCTTTGTTCTTTTCAGATACTTACTATCCAAGCGATGCCAAAATAAACAATACTATTGCCAATTTTATTCATACTGCCGCTTCACAGGGAAATGTTATCATTGTGGGTAGAGCGGCTGAGGCTATCACTAAAAATTTTAAAAAGTCGTTTCACTTAAAGCTCATGGCACCGTTGAACTGGAGAGCCGAAAAAATCAGTACTGATCTCGGTATTTCTATGTCTGAGGCCAAACGAGAGTGTCAGGAAATGGATAAACGCAGGTTTATGTTCAGATCCTATTTCGAAAAAGGGGTGCCAGATGTTGAGTTTTACGATGCAAGCTTCAATTGCAAGGAAATGACCGACGATGAAATAGTTGAACTGATGGTCATCATTGCGGAAACCCGGGGTTTTATCTAATATAAAAATCCATCAGATTAATAGTCTGTGAATAATACCCCGTTCCAAACAGGTTCAGGTGATTCCAAACGTGATATAGCAGATAAATATTTTCGCGGTATTCGTAACCGCTCTTAAGCGGAAAAGTTGAGTTATAACCTTGGTAAAACTCGGGCGAGAACCCGCCAAAAAGCTTTGTCATGGCTATATCTGCCTCCCTGTGACCATAATAAACTGCCGGATCAATCAATACGCCTTTTCCGTTTTTGTTTATTAAATAATTCCCTGCCCACAGATCACCGTGTAATAAGGAAGGTTTTTCTTCACTATCCTGTAAAATGCGATGAAAAACTTTTTCGAGTGCTATAAATTTACTTTGTAATTCAGGGGTAAGACTGCCCTTGCGTTTGGATAGTTGGTATTGGTATTTGAGGCGCTTGTTAAAATAAAAATCGGCCCAACTATCCGACATGGTGTTAATTTGTGGGTTGCCACCGATAAAATTATCCTCGTAAAAACCATAACGTGCAGCCGTAAATTGATGCATACGAGCCAGGTCACATCCCAGATCAAACAGTGTTTCGCTGGTTTTAGGTCCTTGCTCAATGTAGTCCAGTAGCAAAAAATCATTATCCACGCCTACCACTTTTGGGGTAAGTATAGTGTTTGATAGCGCTATCTCCCTGAGACCGTTGGCCTCGTTTACAAACATGTTGCTGGTACCACCTTGTTTAAGAAAATATTTCATACCCGTAGAAGTGGTTATTATCCGGGAATCGGCAATGCAGCCACCACCATGTGGCTGATTGCCCACAATATCTTCATGAAGTAAAGTTGATACTTTGCTTAATACAAGCTCACTCATCTTCCAGTTTTTTTATAAGTCCATCACAAGCATCTTCCAATAAATCCAATACCAGTTCAAAACCTTCTGCACCGCCATAATACGGATCAGGAACTTCGTTGTATGTAAAACGGGAACTGTAATCTGTCATTTTGTGTAGTTTGCTCAATTGCTCATCATTGGTAGCCATTGCCCTTAAGTCACTCATGTTTTGATCATCCATACCAATGATATAATCAAAATTTGCAAAATCGTTGGGTGTTTTAAAAGGCCTGCTGATGCTGGTCAGCTTATAATTACGTTGAGCGGCATGTTGTTGCATGCGATGGTCTGCGGCACCGCCTTCGTGGTAATCCGTAATACCTGCAGAATCCACCATATAATGTTCTGATAAATCCAGCTCTTTTAGTTTTGCCGTCATTACCGCTTCGGCACTTGGGGAGCGGCAAATATTACCGAGGCATACAAATAGAATTTTTTTTTTGCTCATCATCAAAAAGTTTTTATGTGTTTTGCTGTGTCATAGGTAGAAATAAATGCAGTATTGTTTGTGCTATGGTTATGGCTTGATCTGTAAACTAAAAGAAACGCATGGGTGTAATTTATTAAAGCGAAAAAGGCCTCTACTTGGGGGAGTAAGGCCTTTTCATCTTTAACTAACACAACACACAAAATTCATTTGTTACAAACACAACACAAACAAATGAACTGCTTAAATTCTTACAGCAAGTTAATCATTAATCTATTAAATAGCAATAGCTAAATCTTAAGTAAACTGTAATTAGAACAGAACAATCAAAAGTTTGTTCAATAATCTAATCCTAATTCCCCGAATTCTTATCTCTACTTTTCGATAAGTTTTAGGTTTTTCATTTCGTTTAATAGGAGTTGTCTGTTTTCAGGAGTGATTTTACACAGGGGTTGTCTGTAAAATTCTTTTATAAATCCCATTTCTGCCAACGCTGTTTTAACAGGTATGGGATTTGATTCCACAAAACACAATTCCATTAACTTTTTGTATTTGTAAAAACTTTTCCGGGTAGCAATGGCATCGCCTTGTAATGACACCTTCATTAGCTGCTGAAATTCGGCAGGGATTATATTGGCAACAACAGAAATACATCCATGGGCACCTAATAGGTTAGCGGAGGAGGCCAGGAAATCATCACCACTATAAACCAAAAACGTTTTAGGGGCAGAGGCAATGATTTGTGTAAAATACGATAAATCTCCGGAGGCTTCTTTTGTTGCCACTATGTTGTCAAAATCCTTTGCTAAACGAATAACGGTTTCGGGTAAAATGGAAGTACCCGTGCGAGAGGGAACATTGTATAATATAATAGGGATGTCCACCGATTGAGCCACCGTACTAAAATGATTGTATATGCCGGTTTCCGTAGGTTTATTGTAGTAGGGCACCACCACCAGTGCAGCATCGGCACCTAAATTCTTAGCCTTCTGTGTTTTTCTTATGGCTGTTTGCGTACAATTGCTTCCGCTTCCGGCAATAACAGGGATTCTGCCCTTGATCTTTTCCACAGCACGGGCAATAACTGCTTCATCCTCCTCATCGGTTAAAGTAGGTGTTTCGCCGGTGGTGCCACAAACCACAATGCCATCGGTCTTGCTATCTATATGCCAGTCAATTAGTTTATCAAATGAATCCCAGTCTATTTCTCCTGACTCTAAAAAAGGAGTTACAATAGCAACTATTGCACCTTTCAATGTAAATGCCATATTATTTAGATGAATAAAGTACGTAATTTTTAAAGCGTAAAAGTAAAGTTTAAAACTATAAAAATAACGGTAGAAAAATAAATTGTGTAATTTAAATTGCAAATAAAACTAATTTATAACACTTTGTTATATTTTTAACGTTTTTAATTTTGTTTAATTAGCAATTCTATGATTACTATACCGCAAGCTGTTGAATCAGTAGTTAAAGCACAGCCTTTTATATCGGAAGCATTGTTTGAAGGCTTAATTAATGTATCGTCCCTGGCTCGTAAAATTAAGCCCGATATAGACAGGATTTTGTTGAAGGATGCCAAGCACGGTGCTATTGTTATGGCTTTAAACAGGCTTAGTCCACAGGTGGATATAAGCTTGCAACGTGGTATCAATAAAATGATAAACATGCTGGGCGATATAATTGTACGTTCAGATTTGGTAGACTATACTTTTAAAAACTCGGATACTTTAATAAAATGTCACAGTCGTGTTTTTGAATCGCTGAGCCATCACCGGGATACATTTTATACTATGGTGCGCGGTATGAATGAATCTAATATAGTTATCAGTGGTATTTATGCCAACTTAGTAGATGAAAATTTTAATGAAGAAGAATTGCAGGTAAAAACAGAAAATCTGTCGGCCATAACTTTAAAACTGCACGAAAGTAATACACAGGTACCTGGTTTTTATTATTATATTTTAAAAGCTGTTGCATGGGAGGGGATCAATATTGTTGAAGTAATATCTACTACTAACGAATTTACGGTTTTGGTTAACGACGAGGATGTAGACAGGGCCTTTTCTGTACTCAAAAATTTAAAAAAGAAGAAATAAAAAAGGGTATAAGGCCTTTTACGAGAATAATCGTATTTTTATATCGTTAAAATACTTATGAATGGTACATGCTTTAATTGGTCATTTATTTTTAGATGTTTATCAGAAAATGTGAATATTTTGTAACTAAAACGGACGTAATCCGTTTCTAACGATATAAAATAAAAGATTATACAACTAACATTAATTTATATAGTAATACGCTGGATATGAAAAAAATCGTTTTAATTATGGCTGTGGCCGGGTTGTTTATTGCGTTAGGAATGAGTTCTTGCAAAAGTACTGAGGACTGCCCTGCTTATAGCAAAGTAATTGTTGAAAAGGACACAGAAAATGCATAGACCAAGTTTTATGGTGGAAAAGGACAATTTTTTAAATTGTCCTTTTTTTTTGTTCCTACTCAACGTTTTCTTCTTATAATCCTTTTTATGGCGGCATTTCACATTTTTTAATACAGTATTTGATAAAAACGTGAGCTGTTTACTTGACCCTTTCTTAATGATTTTATACTTTTGTACCTCATTTTGAATACGATTGTAAATTACATTTTTAAATAAAAACTATAAAATGTCAAAAATTAAAATTGGTATTAACGGATTTGGCCGTATCGGTCGTTTCGTATTTCGTCAGGCTGTTGCCAAAGGAACTTTAGAAGTGGTAGCTATCAACGACCTTATCGACGTTGACTA comes from Saccharicrinis carchari and encodes:
- a CDS encoding DUF2061 domain-containing protein, yielding MKEKRYRTLLKTISWRLTGTMDTFLISYLITGKVGLALSISGVEVFTKMILYYFHERTWNRVKYGKEKLSRPEYYI
- a CDS encoding precorrin-2 dehydrogenase/sirohydrochlorin ferrochelatase family protein codes for the protein MMFLPLSISVSGQQILIVGGGKVALNKVRRLKRFVNNFKVIAPEIAEELKNMEGVVCIERKYSHKDLSDHLLVYAATNNHKLNHQIQADAKRYRCLVNVVDDPGYSDFVSPAIYQMGEMTVAVGSNGKNVDASILLRDKIKAFLQHN
- the cobA gene encoding uroporphyrinogen-III C-methyltransferase encodes the protein MAEIRIIIDHKHHKHICMGDISEALVQNGINARFNFTDVEGGRVSHVMEQILISDKAEAYVLPAKKIPYPLNTQLEVLALLPITEKQNKTDYPLFENDLKKNPLEDYLAVVGKKGMPEIKKCLEQMDVRARWGKVILAGFGPGDHDLITKKAAFHLECCDVIFYDDLVDEVFLHGFEAEKIYVGKRKGKHKFDQEIINEWMYQEAIKGKNVVRVKGGDPLIFGRGAEEYHYLQSRLVQATIIPGISSAFAAAAQAVIPFTERSLSSSVALLSGHDMHKLKIPKADTLVFYMGASNQKELAQEIIAQGWSEGTPVGVVYNVSNPNQQIYRGTLGDMMINGSGLPSPAIIIVGRTAGTYSSPNQKWLYTGAALEETNLKPDMIHTPLISIVSNPMDVDIKWCLAHISSYNRIIFTSRYAVRHFYDKLCHAGKDVRDLHGVRIDSIGKTTSKALKEIGLMVKPLSVNESIEGMLKVYRETGLTAENVLLPGSKQSTGLLQKELCRLGNKAHALKVYKVVKNKAIIRQNLMRFHGIVFSSPATVEAFIAIYGSIPSHLQLKCIGQQTKDMLRKSQMGEVKIEVEKRGCAV
- a CDS encoding cold-shock protein, which produces MGRSQETFGKKEKEQKRMKKRQDKAKRKDMRKSSTSDGSLDSMIAYVDENGRIVDTPPDLTKKTKIKAENIEISVPKKEDIEEPIRTGRVEFFNDDKGYGFIKDLDTQEKFFVHVHGLLDKIEEGNKVNFELERGLKGMNAVRVKKV
- a CDS encoding M16 family metallopeptidase, encoding MEFFTHTLDNGIRIIHKPEAGEVSYSGIIINAGSRDEEEHEHGMAHFIEHVVFKGTLKRRAFHVLSRLEDVGGELNAYTTKEETCIYATFLKEDYQRSMELIADITFHSTFPEKELVKEKEVIMDEINSYKDSPADLIFDDFEELLYPNHPIGRNILGTPEMLKTFTRKDIYRFIQNNYHTDQMVYCSVGQQDFKRVVKLAEKYFGSIPENKRQVKRSPIAKSEPKVVVIDKETYQSHIMLGGIAYDYNHPKRLGLHLLNNLLGGPGMNSRLNMSLREKKGIAYNIESSYSAFYGTGVFSVYLGTDRKNVDKSLKIVYAELNKLRNNSLGSMQLHKAKKQLKGQIAISSENKESLMLNIGKSFLLYNKVDSLPHIYNKIDELSASDLLHIANECMNPDNMSQLIYL
- a CDS encoding O-methyltransferase yields the protein MFTQNIDLEAYILEHIDKEDELLYDLNRKTHIHILRSRMLSGHWQGQILKMICRMIQPANILEIGTFTGYSSLCMAQSMPHDGFIDTIDIDDEMQAFTQSFFDRSGLAHKIKMHLGDALNIMPALKKKYDLIFIDGDKRQYPDYYHQARELLKPGGFMLVDNVLWDGKVIEPVETDDEYTLGIQKFNKLVKEDKGVEKVIFPIRDGIFVIRKKTD
- a CDS encoding flavodoxin, with amino-acid sequence MTGIFYGSSVGNTRFVAEKLALLLPGSELNPVETATQEDIEKYDFLILGTSTWGVGNLQDDFETFVDTLLTSNLNGKTIALFGLGDQFTYPDTFCNGMGRLYELIKDKGCDFVGKWPSDDYDFSDSLAVVDGEFVGLALDEDNEPDLTDYRLGEWTKGF
- a CDS encoding ribbon-helix-helix domain-containing protein, producing the protein MAKKKHKKDKKSGDRTISSSFLRRTHQVTVLLNEKEKEAIDSYCKKYNITNKSKFIRETIIRQVMDTFLTDYPTLFDKEDMDKIKVTSKPLSPFA
- a CDS encoding cytidylate kinase-like family protein; the protein is MENVFLKYMLRREGKAEVNQPPLADGPVFTISREYGCPGKRIAKHLSEVLNKKLNHEGRTEKWRWLSKEIIDESARELKLSPTLVKNLSEYKNRSFLDNLALFFSDTYYPSDAKINNTIANFIHTAASQGNVIIVGRAAEAITKNFKKSFHLKLMAPLNWRAEKISTDLGISMSEAKRECQEMDKRRFMFRSYFEKGVPDVEFYDASFNCKEMTDDEIVELMVIIAETRGFI
- a CDS encoding fructosamine kinase family protein, with amino-acid sequence MSELVLSKVSTLLHEDIVGNQPHGGGCIADSRIITTSTGMKYFLKQGGTSNMFVNEANGLREIALSNTILTPKVVGVDNDFLLLDYIEQGPKTSETLFDLGCDLARMHQFTAARYGFYEDNFIGGNPQINTMSDSWADFYFNKRLKYQYQLSKRKGSLTPELQSKFIALEKVFHRILQDSEEKPSLLHGDLWAGNYLINKNGKGVLIDPAVYYGHREADIAMTKLFGGFSPEFYQGYNSTFPLKSGYEYRENIYLLYHVWNHLNLFGTGYYSQTINLMDFYIR
- a CDS encoding low molecular weight protein-tyrosine-phosphatase, which encodes MMSKKKILFVCLGNICRSPSAEAVMTAKLKELDLSEHYMVDSAGITDYHEGGAADHRMQQHAAQRNYKLTSISRPFKTPNDFANFDYIIGMDDQNMSDLRAMATNDEQLSKLHKMTDYSSRFTYNEVPDPYYGGAEGFELVLDLLEDACDGLIKKLEDE